One stretch of Helicobacter jaachi DNA includes these proteins:
- a CDS encoding antA/AntB antirepressor family protein, translating to MISFFNITQVDFQNERANAINARELHERLGIKRDFSHWIKSRIEDCIAVQGQDYIILKGAESAGQSTRNTQGTHERITQVTRAQTMEQITPKERTLPRVVPLKTPLSDMIKAAASPHKHYAGLGKNKADAKDLLAKKDEQINNEAKSNVGGKNKIDYIITLAFAKHIAMLERNEVGYAIRQYFIDYEVQSVRTKSLGANIGGILELIKSQTQALERANAHLIELKQEGQAFDERISFLESTKRLEAWQEKALSDEVKSKVYELTASFAPTQKEISIHYRAIYRRLKQKYYVARYSEIPSIKFDEALQFVRNLSISDLVH from the coding sequence ATGATAAGTTTTTTTAACATCACGCAAGTAGATTTCCAAAATGAGCGAGCAAATGCCATAAATGCGCGCGAGCTGCATGAGAGGCTAGGCATTAAGCGGGATTTTAGCCACTGGATTAAAAGCCGCATTGAGGATTGTATCGCGGTGCAAGGGCAGGACTATATCATCTTAAAGGGTGCGGAGAGCGCAGGGCAAAGCACGCGAAACACACAAGGCACACATGAGCGCATAACACAGGTAACACGAGCGCAAACAATGGAGCAAATCACGCCCAAAGAGCGCACGCTCCCGCGTGTAGTGCCGCTCAAAACACCCCTTAGCGATATGATAAAAGCAGCAGCAAGCCCTCATAAGCACTACGCGGGGTTAGGCAAAAATAAAGCAGATGCCAAAGATTTGCTCGCCAAAAAAGACGAGCAAATAAACAATGAGGCAAAAAGCAATGTGGGTGGTAAAAATAAGATTGACTACATCATCACGCTCGCTTTTGCTAAACACATCGCCATGCTTGAGCGTAATGAAGTGGGCTATGCCATTAGGCAGTATTTTATCGATTATGAGGTGCAGAGTGTGCGCACAAAAAGCTTGGGTGCGAATATTGGCGGGATTTTAGAGCTTATAAAGAGCCAAACGCAAGCCCTAGAGCGAGCAAATGCCCACCTCATCGAGCTTAAACAAGAGGGACAAGCCTTTGATGAACGCATAAGCTTTTTAGAATCCACAAAGCGCCTTGAGGCGTGGCAAGAAAAGGCTTTGAGCGATGAGGTAAAAAGCAAAGTTTATGAGCTGACCGCCTCCTTTGCGCCCACACAAAAGGAAATTTCTATCCACTATCGCGCTATTTATCGGCGCTTGAAGCAAAAATACTATGTAGCGCGCTATAGCGAGATACCCAGCATTAAGTTTGATGAAGCACTGCAGTTTGTGCGCAATCTTAGCATTAGTGATTTAGTGCATTAA
- a CDS encoding sigma-70 family RNA polymerase sigma factor, whose protein sequence is MREPHKALERLKSLYPKEVEVVHTFNAWDRKMYFIYILRTQGEFLSPSDWILRRDCAQMSFEQIAQKMHLNPKEVRRIYKEAIEKIRSNLMVRYVIIAHSLKGWKLFECEVRKDIEQGDFKAVLRKKCDEVFERIGECNVSFVPNAMGFNVESYALLALSTPSNVVVWENKQKGYKGALV, encoded by the coding sequence ATGCGTGAGCCACACAAAGCACTAGAGAGGCTTAAGAGCCTTTATCCAAAAGAAGTAGAGGTGGTGCATACCTTTAATGCGTGGGATAGAAAAATGTATTTTATCTATATTTTGCGCACTCAAGGGGAGTTTTTATCCCCAAGTGATTGGATTTTGCGTAGGGACTGCGCGCAGATGAGCTTTGAGCAAATCGCGCAAAAAATGCACCTAAATCCCAAAGAAGTGCGCAGAATCTACAAAGAAGCCATAGAAAAAATAAGGAGCAATTTAATGGTGAGATATGTCATTATAGCTCATTCGCTCAAGGGCTGGAAGCTCTTTGAATGCGAAGTGAGAAAGGATATTGAGCAGGGAGATTTCAAGGCAGTTTTGCGCAAGAAATGCGATGAGGTCTTTGAGAGGATTGGCGAATGCAATGTGAGCTTTGTGCCAAATGCTATGGGGTTTAATGTGGAATCTTACGCACTTTTGGCACTTTCTACGCCCTCCAATGTCGTAGTGTGGGAAAATAAGCAAAAGGGCTACAAAGGAGCGCTAGTATGA